The following coding sequences lie in one Silene latifolia isolate original U9 population chromosome 5, ASM4854445v1, whole genome shotgun sequence genomic window:
- the LOC141655439 gene encoding uncharacterized protein LOC141655439 — MHSQQAPFKEDQSSLIFRSRCTIQGRVCNLIIYGGSCTNVASITLVKKLNLSTQEHPHPYKLRWLRKGTEVRVDKQCLVPFSIENVYKDEILCDVVPMDAYHLLLGRLWEFDKNSVHQGRRNT; from the coding sequence ATGCACTCTCAGCAAGCACCATTTAAAGAGGATCAAAGTTCCCTGATTTTCAGGAGCAGGTGCACCATTCAGGGTAGAGTGTGTAACCTGATCATTTATGGAGGAAGCTGTACTAATGTAGCATCTATCACCTTGGTTAAGAAACTGAATCTCAGCACTCAGGAGCACCCACACCCTTACAAGCTCAGGTGGTTGAGAAAAGGAACCGAGGTCAGGGTTGACAAGCAATGCTTGGTCCCATTTTCAATTGAGAATGTTTACAAGGATGAGATTCTGTGTGATGTGGTTCCTATGGATGCCTATCATCTACTCTTAGGCAGGCTATGGGAATTTGATAAGAACTCAGTTCATCAAGGGAGGAGAAACACCTAA